A genomic segment from Burkholderia plantarii encodes:
- a CDS encoding carboxymuconolactone decarboxylase family protein: MSRLHIPTRDEAPADSKPILDIVYQKLGVVPNLYRLIGSSPAALAAFAAFQDGLSKTLDPGNRERIALVVAQINGSDYCLSAHGYLAINFARLSPDEIARNRGGGAKDPKAAALVKFAARVAEQRGHIVDADVLAVRQAGFNDAQIVEIVAQVAVNVFTNYLNEVARTRIDFPVAPSLAPRAQATAAG; this comes from the coding sequence ATGTCTCGCTTGCACATCCCTACGCGCGATGAAGCGCCAGCCGATAGCAAACCGATACTGGACATCGTCTATCAAAAGCTGGGCGTCGTGCCGAATCTTTACCGCCTGATCGGCAGTAGCCCGGCTGCGCTGGCAGCGTTCGCCGCTTTCCAGGACGGTCTGTCGAAGACACTCGATCCCGGAAACCGCGAGCGAATCGCGCTGGTCGTTGCCCAAATCAATGGTTCGGATTACTGCCTGTCCGCCCATGGCTATCTGGCGATCAACTTTGCCAGGTTGTCTCCCGACGAAATTGCGCGCAATCGGGGTGGTGGCGCTAAGGACCCTAAGGCCGCGGCACTGGTGAAATTCGCCGCGCGAGTCGCCGAGCAGCGCGGCCATATTGTCGATGCCGATGTCTTGGCGGTGAGGCAGGCAGGTTTCAACGACGCGCAGATTGTCGAGATCGTTGCGCAGGTGGCCGTGAACGTTTTCACGAACTACCTGAACGAAGTGGCCAGAACCCGTATCGACTTTCCAGTCGCGCCGAGCCTGGCACCCCGAGCGCAAGCAACAGCGGCTGGATGA
- a CDS encoding amidohydrolase family protein, with protein MSRMNRREFMCGASSLLAAAALPSLAQAQQDWTSGSTPPAFTLPAGAIDCHMHIYDDRFPAVPGTTLRPPNASIEQYRHVQKRLGVQRNVVVTPSTYGTDNRVTLDAIAQFGKNARGVAVIDTSITDGALHTLDAGGIRAIRFNLSYPGATTLDMLAPLAKRITPLGWHVELVIQGKRLPEIESHLTALPCPLVLDHIAHVPQPDGMASEGFRVARRLVDKGNTWITLSGPYVDTKSGAPLFGDVAAVAKAFIDMAPERMLWGTDWPHPTEKGTKPDDANLVDVIAGWLGRADRQEMAFVTNPEKLYRFE; from the coding sequence ATGTCGCGAATGAATCGACGTGAATTCATGTGTGGCGCGAGTAGCTTGCTGGCGGCAGCCGCCCTGCCCTCGCTCGCCCAAGCGCAGCAGGACTGGACCAGTGGAAGCACGCCACCGGCATTCACGCTGCCTGCGGGAGCGATCGACTGCCATATGCACATCTACGACGATCGCTTTCCGGCGGTACCCGGCACGACGCTGCGTCCGCCGAACGCGTCCATCGAGCAATATCGCCATGTGCAGAAACGCCTGGGTGTGCAGCGCAACGTCGTCGTCACGCCATCGACCTACGGCACCGACAATCGTGTGACGCTCGACGCGATAGCGCAGTTCGGCAAGAACGCACGCGGTGTCGCCGTCATCGACACATCGATCACCGACGGGGCGTTGCACACGCTGGATGCGGGCGGCATTCGCGCGATCCGCTTCAATCTGAGCTATCCGGGCGCGACCACGCTCGACATGCTCGCGCCACTCGCCAAGCGCATCACACCGCTGGGCTGGCATGTCGAGCTGGTGATCCAGGGCAAGCGTCTTCCGGAAATCGAATCTCATTTGACGGCCCTGCCGTGCCCGCTCGTACTCGATCACATCGCGCATGTTCCGCAGCCGGACGGCATGGCATCGGAGGGCTTTCGCGTGGCGCGGAGGCTGGTCGACAAGGGCAATACATGGATTACGCTGTCCGGGCCGTACGTCGATACGAAAAGTGGCGCGCCCTTGTTCGGCGATGTCGCGGCCGTGGCGAAGGCTTTTATCGATATGGCGCCGGAACGAATGTTGTGGGGCACCGACTGGCCGCATCCGACCGAGAAAGGCACAAAACCCGACGATGCGAACCTGGTCGATGTCATCGCCGGGTGGCTCGGGCGCGCCGATCGGCAGGAAATGGCGTTCGTGACGAACCCCGAAAAGCTCTATCGTTTCGAGTGA
- a CDS encoding MFS transporter: MEMESTDDALLERQTMRKVIWRLLPFLMICYLMAFIDRGNVGMASLQMNHDLSMSARTFGFGASLFFVSYFLCEVPSNLALEKYGARRWLARIMITWGIVSASTALVQNATGFYILRFLLGAAEAGFAPGVLLYLSYWVPKKYRARAVATFMVSIPAASFIGSPISALLLQMDGIAGLRGWHWLFVLEGLPTVVLGLACLFMLTDRPAEATWLSKEERGWLLGALASERKAPKKVGAMPVTRLFRNRYVLCLALVDTCASAAGSTLSVWQPQLLKSYGLTVLQTGLLNAIPYALASVLMIYWGRRSDRLAEHRWHTVVPMLLIGLGLFATSFTGSLAPTVLMLCAVLVGAYAFKGPFWTLATDMLSNSTVAAGLATVNAIANLLGGGLMVNVYGWVKQATGSYSLALMPLAILTLVSVATLLLLTRNGPTGRVPVLDNNVEAI, from the coding sequence ATGGAAATGGAATCGACGGACGACGCGTTGCTCGAGCGTCAAACGATGCGCAAGGTGATCTGGCGATTGCTGCCGTTCCTGATGATCTGCTACCTGATGGCGTTCATCGATCGCGGCAACGTCGGCATGGCATCGCTCCAGATGAATCACGACCTGAGCATGTCGGCGAGAACATTCGGCTTTGGCGCAAGCCTCTTTTTCGTTTCGTATTTCCTCTGCGAAGTGCCGAGCAATCTCGCACTCGAAAAGTATGGCGCACGCCGTTGGCTCGCGCGGATCATGATCACCTGGGGCATCGTGTCGGCATCGACGGCATTGGTGCAGAACGCCACGGGCTTCTACATCCTGCGCTTCTTGCTCGGCGCGGCGGAGGCGGGTTTCGCGCCGGGCGTGCTGTTGTACCTGTCGTACTGGGTACCGAAGAAATATCGTGCCCGGGCCGTCGCGACGTTCATGGTGTCGATCCCCGCCGCAAGCTTCATCGGCTCCCCGATCTCCGCGCTGCTGCTGCAAATGGACGGCATTGCCGGCTTGCGCGGCTGGCATTGGCTGTTCGTGCTCGAGGGGCTGCCGACCGTCGTGCTGGGCCTTGCCTGCCTGTTCATGCTGACCGACAGGCCGGCCGAGGCCACCTGGCTGAGCAAGGAGGAGCGCGGCTGGCTGCTCGGCGCGCTCGCTTCGGAGCGCAAGGCGCCGAAAAAGGTCGGGGCGATGCCCGTGACCCGTCTGTTCCGCAATCGCTATGTGCTGTGTCTCGCGCTCGTCGATACCTGCGCATCGGCGGCGGGCAGTACCTTGTCGGTATGGCAACCGCAGTTGCTGAAATCGTACGGACTCACCGTGTTGCAGACTGGTCTGCTCAATGCGATTCCCTACGCGCTCGCTTCCGTACTGATGATCTACTGGGGACGCCGCTCGGATCGACTCGCCGAACATCGCTGGCATACCGTCGTGCCGATGCTGCTGATCGGCCTCGGCCTCTTCGCGACCTCGTTCACCGGCTCGCTCGCGCCGACCGTTCTCATGTTGTGCGCCGTGCTGGTTGGCGCCTATGCATTCAAGGGACCATTCTGGACACTCGCCACCGACATGCTGTCGAACAGCACGGTGGCCGCCGGCCTCGCCACGGTCAATGCCATCGCGAATCTGCTGGGCGGCGGCCTGATGGTGAACGTATATGGCTGGGTGAAGCAGGCAACCGGCAGCTACTCGCTCGCGCTGATGCCGCTGGCGATCCTCACGCTCGTCAGCGTGGCGACGCTGCTGCTGCTCACGCGCAACGGCCCCACCGGACGAGTGCCGGTGCTCGACAACAACGTGGAGGCAATCTGA
- a CDS encoding MFS transporter, with translation MMMSLANRLFPALAEASLRRYLSGQIASVLGSWTQNVTLNLLVYHLSGSAAILALLNFLLFGPQLIVAPVAGSRIQSENARRVTLCVLMTSLALTASLFVLSFAGMLGVKLILAHALAIGISSAIEVPARQVLLLSSLRDASLTSNAVAMNTMVYNVGRMVGPTIAGFVYPAFGERMSFAIYMAALGFMAACIRSIRLNSDVPAKQASGLRDAVDYVMADEFSARYLPILACIGLFAGSYQTLVPLLADRAYHDAAYFTGLFFACAGAGSLSAAVLLSSALGPRASARFIAWSPWTAVTALLVLAVITNAVASGPAFYALGFSLTFAATSTNATIQRRCPEHVRGGLVGMYGMAYNGTMPFGYLLVGTASEALGVRNTFCAMAAMLATGVLSITLLQTFRKQRSGA, from the coding sequence ATGATGATGAGCCTGGCCAACCGGCTCTTTCCCGCACTCGCGGAGGCCTCGCTGCGGCGCTACCTGAGCGGACAGATCGCATCGGTGCTGGGCAGCTGGACACAGAACGTCACGCTCAATCTGCTCGTGTATCACCTGTCCGGTTCCGCCGCGATCCTCGCCCTGCTCAATTTCCTGCTCTTCGGCCCCCAGCTGATCGTGGCGCCCGTGGCGGGATCGCGGATCCAGTCGGAGAACGCGCGGCGCGTCACGCTGTGCGTACTGATGACATCGCTCGCGCTGACCGCGAGCCTGTTCGTGCTGTCGTTCGCCGGCATGCTCGGTGTCAAGCTGATTCTCGCGCACGCGCTCGCGATCGGCATATCCAGCGCGATCGAGGTGCCGGCGCGTCAGGTGTTGTTGCTGTCGAGCCTGCGCGATGCCAGTCTCACATCGAATGCCGTCGCGATGAACACGATGGTCTACAACGTCGGGCGCATGGTCGGCCCCACCATCGCCGGCTTCGTCTACCCCGCCTTCGGCGAGCGCATGTCGTTCGCGATCTACATGGCGGCGCTGGGCTTCATGGCGGCCTGCATACGCTCGATCCGATTGAACTCGGACGTGCCGGCGAAGCAGGCCAGCGGGCTGCGCGACGCGGTCGACTACGTGATGGCGGACGAGTTTTCCGCGCGCTACCTGCCGATCCTCGCCTGTATCGGGCTGTTCGCGGGCAGCTACCAGACGCTCGTGCCGCTGCTCGCCGATCGCGCCTATCACGATGCCGCGTACTTCACCGGCCTGTTCTTCGCATGCGCGGGAGCGGGCTCGCTGTCGGCGGCGGTGCTGCTCTCGTCGGCGCTCGGGCCGCGGGCTTCGGCACGTTTCATCGCCTGGTCGCCATGGACGGCGGTCACGGCGCTGCTCGTCCTGGCCGTGATCACCAACGCCGTCGCATCGGGGCCCGCCTTCTATGCGCTCGGATTCAGCCTCACCTTTGCCGCGACCTCGACCAACGCCACCATCCAGCGCCGCTGCCCGGAGCACGTGCGAGGCGGGCTCGTCGGCATGTACGGCATGGCCTACAACGGCACGATGCCGTTCGGCTATCTGTTGGTCGGCACCGCGTCGGAGGCGCTGGGCGTGCGCAATACCTTCTGCGCGATGGCCGCGATGCTGGCCACCGGCGTGCTGTCGATCACGCTGCTGCAAACATTCAGAAAACAGCGCTCCGGCGCTTGA
- a CDS encoding MFS transporter has translation MKTGAILPSKAAIEHGNDGTRYRDITRAERRSLTLAGLGWTFESYDSFLLSLLLPTLALQFGLSKAQLGLFTSITAAGQILGGILFGYVSDRIGRVRTALLCIGIYSLFSGLLALAPNEQTFAALRFCGALGMGGTWTAGAALIAETWHANRRGKGGALMQMGLPVGAILAITIAGIVSNMNGGLAGHGWRLLFLIGALPFFLLSWVARRTPESPIWLKRHEQAKRTSAKAAGSHVGALNVRGLATAFLFIFFLQYLYWGVFTWTPTFLVAVKHLDFVHSLKFVLSLQFGAITGFLLFSALVDRLGRRPMFIAYLLVGAVAVFVYILSTSTVLLMAAIFFTGFSVNGIFAGAGPFLAEIIGDTASRGFFMGLAYNGGRLGGFIAPLIIGALASTSGGFVLGLSTTIVAFVAAAIVVFFAPETRGKALS, from the coding sequence ATGAAGACAGGCGCAATCCTGCCGTCCAAGGCCGCCATCGAGCATGGGAACGACGGCACCCGCTATCGCGACATCACGCGCGCCGAGCGCCGCTCGCTGACGCTGGCCGGCCTCGGCTGGACCTTCGAGAGCTACGACTCGTTCCTCTTGTCGCTGCTGCTGCCAACGCTCGCGTTGCAGTTCGGCTTGAGCAAGGCGCAACTCGGCCTCTTCACCAGCATCACGGCCGCCGGCCAGATACTGGGCGGCATTCTGTTCGGCTATGTGTCCGACCGGATCGGGCGCGTACGCACCGCGCTCCTGTGCATCGGCATCTATTCCCTGTTTTCCGGGTTGCTTGCATTGGCACCCAACGAGCAGACGTTCGCCGCGCTGCGCTTTTGCGGCGCGCTCGGCATGGGCGGCACGTGGACCGCCGGTGCCGCGTTGATCGCGGAAACCTGGCATGCCAATCGTCGTGGCAAAGGCGGCGCGCTGATGCAGATGGGCCTGCCGGTCGGCGCGATCCTCGCGATCACGATCGCGGGCATCGTCAGCAACATGAACGGTGGGCTGGCGGGCCACGGCTGGCGCCTGCTGTTCCTGATCGGCGCGCTGCCGTTCTTTCTGTTGTCCTGGGTCGCGCGCCGGACACCGGAATCGCCCATCTGGCTCAAGCGGCACGAACAGGCGAAGCGCACCTCGGCAAAGGCCGCCGGCTCGCACGTCGGCGCTCTGAACGTGCGTGGCCTCGCGACGGCGTTCCTGTTCATCTTCTTCCTGCAATACCTGTATTGGGGCGTCTTCACCTGGACGCCGACGTTTCTCGTCGCGGTCAAGCACCTCGATTTCGTGCATAGCCTGAAGTTCGTGCTGTCGCTGCAGTTCGGCGCCATCACCGGGTTCCTGCTGTTCTCGGCCCTGGTCGACAGGCTCGGGCGACGCCCGATGTTCATCGCGTACCTGCTGGTCGGCGCGGTGGCCGTGTTCGTCTACATCCTGTCGACCAGCACCGTGCTGCTGATGGCGGCGATCTTCTTCACCGGCTTCAGCGTCAACGGCATCTTCGCGGGCGCCGGTCCGTTTCTGGCGGAAATCATCGGCGACACCGCCTCGCGCGGCTTCTTCATGGGTCTGGCATACAACGGCGGCCGGCTGGGCGGCTTCATCGCGCCGTTGATCATCGGTGCGCTGGCGTCGACCTCCGGCGGCTTCGTGCTCGGCCTTTCCACCACGATCGTCGCGTTCGTCGCCGCCGCGATCGTGGTGTTCTTCGCGCCGGAAACGCGCGGGAAAGCGCTGTCATGA
- a CDS encoding amidohydrolase family protein — protein MQIVHAPHLPIRADWLASREEAILEPELPVVDAHHHLWDRQSGRYLAHEFRDDLASGHRIVSTVYVQCRSMLRSTGPEALKPVGEVEFATGVAAMFASGAYGATRACDAIVGGADLALASEVAPVLEAMLEVSGGRLRGIRNPLAWHEDPAVVSSPATPPRDRMASPAFVRGVQTLERYALTLDAWVYHTQLDALYELAKAAPAVTIVIDHFGGPLGVGPHAGRHDEARRAWAQALRKLASLPNTRMKLGGAGMPVFGFDFAARECAPSSETLAAAWRPYFDTCIELFGVERCMFESNFPVDKGMFSYHVVWNAFKRLAQAMSAAEKAALFSRTAASTYRLPIPGDQS, from the coding sequence ATGCAGATCGTCCACGCCCCGCATCTGCCGATCCGAGCCGACTGGCTCGCATCGCGCGAAGAAGCGATCCTCGAACCCGAGCTGCCCGTCGTCGACGCCCATCATCATCTCTGGGACAGGCAGTCGGGCCGCTACCTGGCCCACGAATTCCGCGACGATCTCGCCAGCGGGCATCGAATCGTCTCGACCGTCTACGTCCAGTGCCGCTCGATGCTGCGATCGACGGGGCCGGAGGCGCTGAAACCTGTCGGCGAGGTCGAGTTCGCGACGGGCGTGGCCGCGATGTTCGCGAGCGGCGCATACGGAGCAACGCGGGCATGCGATGCCATCGTCGGCGGCGCGGACCTGGCGCTTGCCTCGGAGGTGGCACCGGTGCTCGAGGCGATGCTCGAGGTATCGGGCGGACGGCTGCGCGGCATCCGCAACCCGCTCGCGTGGCACGAGGATCCGGCCGTTGTCTCCAGTCCTGCGACGCCGCCGCGAGACCGCATGGCGAGTCCGGCTTTCGTGCGCGGCGTGCAGACGCTCGAACGCTACGCGCTGACGCTCGACGCCTGGGTCTATCACACGCAGCTCGATGCCTTGTACGAATTGGCGAAGGCCGCCCCGGCGGTGACCATCGTCATCGACCATTTCGGCGGCCCGCTCGGCGTCGGACCTCACGCCGGGCGGCATGACGAAGCCCGTCGAGCCTGGGCACAGGCACTGCGAAAGCTCGCGTCGCTGCCGAATACGCGGATGAAACTCGGCGGCGCCGGCATGCCCGTATTCGGTTTCGACTTCGCGGCACGGGAGTGCGCGCCGTCGTCGGAAACGCTCGCTGCCGCCTGGCGCCCCTATTTCGACACCTGCATCGAACTGTTCGGCGTCGAGCGCTGCATGTTCGAAAGCAACTTCCCGGTCGACAAGGGCATGTTCAGCTACCACGTGGTGTGGAACGCGTTCAAGCGACTGGCCCAGGCCATGTCCGCCGCCGAGAAGGCGGCACTTTTCAGCCGCACGGCGGCATCGACGTACCGCTTGCCCATTCCGGGAGACCAATCATGA
- a CDS encoding porin, producing MSLKIRRTKRSPSRTTLLVTTGACLVAGSACAQSSVTLYGIVDAGIEHINNTPAGGSQTRQVSGNLSGSRWGLRGVEDLGNGMKAIFDLEDGFNINDGTTSQSTKGLGANAATTQRLFGRQAWVGLNYAGQQLSLGRQNALLYDVSVPFDPMGASSRYSILSVDYAMAARIDDSVKYVGNFGPVTVAAMYSTRYDAGYGSEVPGAQLTGRFFSGELTYTSGPFAATAVYEQRNSNTVATNTASERRAYVAATYNFGPVKGFAGYRWLRDDDAFQPVNPIVAQGGQASTANLYYAGLQYYVTPAFQLTASGYYQDVHGTNADPWLAVLMADYALSKRTDLYAVAGYARNKGNSALGVNGYGTVAPGYNQTGIAIGMRSKF from the coding sequence ATGTCGTTGAAAATTCGTCGTACTAAAAGATCGCCCTCCCGCACCACCCTGCTCGTCACCACCGGCGCGTGCCTGGTGGCCGGATCGGCATGCGCGCAAAGCAGCGTCACGTTGTACGGCATCGTGGACGCCGGGATCGAACATATCAACAACACGCCGGCCGGCGGCAGCCAGACCCGCCAGGTATCGGGCAACCTGTCGGGTTCGCGTTGGGGCCTGCGCGGCGTCGAAGACCTCGGAAACGGCATGAAGGCGATCTTCGATCTCGAGGACGGCTTCAACATCAACGACGGCACGACCTCACAAAGCACCAAGGGACTCGGTGCGAACGCCGCAACCACGCAACGGCTGTTCGGCCGTCAGGCATGGGTCGGCCTCAACTATGCGGGCCAGCAACTGAGCCTGGGCCGCCAAAACGCGCTGCTCTACGACGTCTCGGTGCCGTTCGATCCGATGGGCGCGTCGTCGCGCTACTCGATCCTGTCCGTCGACTACGCCATGGCCGCGCGGATCGACGACTCTGTGAAGTACGTCGGCAACTTCGGTCCCGTCACGGTGGCCGCCATGTACAGCACGCGCTACGACGCCGGCTACGGCAGCGAGGTGCCCGGCGCGCAACTCACGGGCCGCTTCTTCAGCGGCGAGCTGACCTACACGAGCGGCCCGTTCGCCGCGACCGCCGTCTACGAGCAGCGCAACAGCAACACGGTGGCCACCAACACGGCCAGCGAACGGCGCGCCTACGTGGCCGCGACCTACAACTTCGGCCCGGTCAAGGGCTTCGCCGGCTACCGCTGGTTGCGGGACGACGATGCGTTTCAACCCGTCAATCCGATCGTCGCGCAGGGTGGTCAAGCGAGCACCGCGAATCTCTATTACGCCGGCTTGCAGTACTACGTGACACCCGCTTTCCAGTTGACCGCCTCCGGCTACTACCAGGACGTGCATGGCACCAACGCCGATCCTTGGCTCGCCGTATTGATGGCCGACTACGCCTTGTCCAAGCGCACCGACCTGTACGCGGTCGCGGGCTACGCACGCAACAAGGGCAACTCCGCGCTCGGCGTCAACGGCTACGGCACGGTGGCCCCCGGCTACAACCAGACCGGGATCGCGATCGGCATGCGATCGAAGTTCTGA
- a CDS encoding MFS transporter encodes MESNPALRVDAQAHQTRVGGDAGGSTASSAPPMSGDEYAASERTLAKAFRRILPFIFACYVVSYLDRTNVGFAALTMNQDLGLSAEQFGLGAGLFFIGYFLFEIPSNLVMQRVGARVWIARIMITWGLLSMATALVVGPKSFAAARFLLGIAEAGFTPGIYLYFTHWFPGKWRAKVTAAFLVGIPVANMIGSPISGALLQLGGAHGLRSWQWLLMIEGLPAVLLGIACLFVLSDRPAKARWLTDDEKRSLEKRLALEQGAIGAKHGNKLKDALTNWRVFVLALINFCGIVGSVGVGIWMPQIIRQFGVSHTAVGWLTAIPYATGAVVMLLWARLARRSANCIPYVAGALAVAAFALCLSGFTDVPALKLVALCFTVSGILAFQATYWAIPSGFLTGRAAAGGLALIVSVGNLGGFVGPSMIGALRQLSGGFTWPLIAIAAVMLAGALITAWLGDPGADAGASSNASRPSSTGR; translated from the coding sequence ATGGAAAGCAATCCGGCGCTGCGCGTCGATGCGCAAGCACATCAAACCCGAGTCGGCGGCGACGCAGGCGGCTCGACCGCGTCGTCCGCTCCCCCGATGTCCGGGGACGAGTACGCGGCCAGCGAACGCACGCTCGCGAAAGCGTTCCGGCGCATCCTGCCGTTCATCTTCGCGTGCTACGTCGTGAGCTATCTGGATCGCACGAACGTCGGCTTCGCCGCGCTGACGATGAACCAGGACCTGGGGCTGAGCGCCGAACAATTCGGGCTCGGTGCCGGTCTCTTCTTCATCGGCTACTTCCTCTTCGAGATCCCGAGCAACCTGGTCATGCAGAGGGTCGGCGCTCGCGTCTGGATCGCGCGGATCATGATCACGTGGGGGCTGCTCTCGATGGCGACCGCCCTCGTGGTCGGTCCCAAGAGCTTCGCGGCGGCGCGCTTTCTGCTCGGCATCGCCGAAGCCGGCTTCACGCCGGGCATCTACCTGTATTTCACCCACTGGTTTCCAGGGAAGTGGCGGGCAAAGGTGACGGCCGCGTTTCTGGTCGGCATTCCGGTCGCGAACATGATCGGCTCGCCGATCTCGGGCGCGCTGTTGCAACTCGGCGGCGCGCACGGCCTGCGCAGCTGGCAGTGGCTGCTGATGATCGAAGGCCTGCCGGCGGTGCTGCTCGGCATCGCGTGCCTGTTCGTGCTGTCCGATCGGCCGGCAAAGGCGCGCTGGCTCACCGACGATGAAAAGCGTTCGCTGGAGAAACGCCTGGCGCTGGAACAGGGCGCTATCGGCGCAAAGCACGGCAACAAGCTGAAGGATGCGCTGACCAACTGGCGGGTTTTCGTGCTCGCGCTGATCAACTTTTGCGGAATCGTCGGTTCGGTCGGGGTCGGCATCTGGATGCCGCAGATCATCAGGCAGTTCGGAGTGAGCCACACGGCGGTGGGCTGGCTGACCGCGATTCCCTACGCGACCGGAGCCGTGGTGATGCTGCTGTGGGCGAGGCTCGCGCGCCGCTCGGCGAACTGCATTCCCTATGTGGCCGGCGCGCTGGCGGTCGCGGCGTTCGCGTTGTGCCTGTCCGGCTTCACCGACGTGCCCGCGCTCAAGCTGGTGGCGTTGTGCTTCACGGTGAGCGGCATTCTCGCCTTCCAGGCGACCTACTGGGCGATCCCGTCCGGCTTCCTGACCGGTCGCGCCGCGGCGGGCGGCCTCGCGCTGATCGTATCGGTCGGCAATCTCGGCGGCTTCGTGGGGCCGTCGATGATCGGCGCGCTGAGGCAACTATCCGGTGGCTTCACGTGGCCCCTGATCGCGATCGCGGCGGTCATGCTGGCCGGCGCATTGATCACCGCATGGCTCGGCGATCCGGGCGCCGATGCGGGCGCATCCAGCAATGCGTCCAGGCCGTCGTCAACCGGCAGATAA
- a CDS encoding SMP-30/gluconolactonase/LRE family protein: MFFLSAPEVRETEVFTRMPDAFRKPEVQTDWARANRGGQPTDSFLEGPVWDPAGHLFVTDIPHGRIFRISANGEWELVVQYEGEPNGMKRYDDAHLLITDYRNGLMLLDIERGTVRPFLERRNSERFRGVNDLSFDSRGNLYFTDQGQSGLHDPTGRVYRLSPDGKLDMLLGNCPSPNGLVLSPDEKVLFVGMTRGNSVWRVPLQADGSVSKVGQFFTSYGPSGPDGLTVDNDGRVLVANPGLGYVWVLNHRGEPVEVLTNSAGTSLTNLCFGGDDMKTLYMTESVSGTVLKTRMKTAGPLPHRARQ, from the coding sequence ATGTTTTTCCTGAGCGCGCCCGAAGTGCGCGAAACCGAAGTCTTCACGCGAATGCCCGATGCGTTCCGCAAGCCCGAGGTGCAAACCGACTGGGCGCGCGCCAATCGCGGCGGGCAGCCCACCGACTCGTTCCTCGAAGGCCCGGTGTGGGACCCGGCGGGCCATCTGTTCGTCACCGACATCCCGCACGGCCGCATCTTCCGCATCTCGGCCAACGGCGAGTGGGAACTGGTCGTGCAATACGAGGGCGAGCCCAACGGCATGAAGCGCTACGACGACGCGCATCTGCTGATCACCGACTATCGCAACGGCCTGATGCTGCTCGACATCGAGCGCGGCACCGTGCGGCCGTTTCTCGAGCGCCGCAATTCCGAGCGCTTTCGCGGCGTCAACGACCTCAGCTTCGACTCGCGCGGCAACCTGTACTTCACGGACCAGGGGCAATCAGGCCTGCATGACCCGACCGGGCGCGTCTATCGCCTCTCGCCGGACGGCAAGCTCGACATGCTGCTCGGTAACTGTCCGAGCCCGAACGGCCTGGTGCTGTCGCCCGACGAGAAGGTGCTGTTCGTCGGCATGACGCGAGGCAACAGCGTATGGCGCGTACCGCTGCAAGCGGACGGATCGGTGAGCAAGGTCGGCCAGTTCTTCACCTCGTACGGGCCGAGCGGCCCCGACGGCCTGACCGTCGACAACGACGGGCGGGTCCTCGTGGCCAATCCCGGACTCGGATACGTCTGGGTATTGAATCATCGCGGCGAGCCGGTCGAAGTCCTGACCAATTCCGCGGGCACGTCGCTGACCAACCTGTGTTTCGGCGGTGACGACATGAAGACGCTCTACATGACCGAATCCGTGTCGGGAACCGTGCTCAAGACGCGGATGAAAACCGCCGGGCCGCTACCGCACCGCGCGAGGCAATAG
- a CDS encoding hydroxyacid dehydrogenase: MQAVMNKPVVLVTAADLAPEALDMLSPFDVVFAGKQPTEDDIVALCTRRDPVAIIVRYGKVNARIMDAAGNLQVISKHGSGIDVIDQPAAAERGIAVRAATGANAAAVAEHAWALILACAKAVPQLDARMRSGHWDKSIHKSIELNDRTLGLVGLGAIGRRVAAAGIAFGMKVIAFDPYAKEAPAGVTLVALDELYAASDVISLHCPLTDDNRKMLDAAAFARFKQGAILVNTARGGLIDEAALVDALASGRLRAAGLDSFAIEPKPHPHPFDGIANLILSPHVGGVSDTAYVNMGTAAAANVIAVLEAHAGKAA; encoded by the coding sequence ATGCAAGCCGTCATGAACAAACCCGTGGTCCTGGTCACGGCCGCCGATCTCGCGCCCGAGGCGCTCGACATGCTGTCTCCCTTCGATGTGGTGTTTGCCGGCAAGCAGCCGACCGAAGACGACATCGTCGCGCTCTGCACACGTCGTGACCCGGTCGCGATCATCGTTCGCTACGGCAAGGTCAATGCGCGGATCATGGACGCCGCCGGCAATCTCCAGGTGATCTCGAAGCATGGCAGTGGCATCGACGTGATCGACCAGCCAGCGGCGGCCGAGCGCGGCATCGCGGTGCGCGCCGCAACGGGTGCCAATGCCGCGGCAGTCGCGGAACATGCCTGGGCGCTGATCCTCGCATGCGCGAAAGCGGTACCGCAGCTCGATGCGCGAATGCGCTCGGGTCATTGGGACAAGTCGATCCACAAGTCGATCGAATTGAACGACCGCACACTCGGCCTCGTCGGGCTTGGCGCCATCGGGCGCCGCGTGGCGGCGGCCGGCATCGCGTTCGGCATGAAGGTCATCGCCTTCGATCCCTATGCCAAGGAAGCCCCGGCCGGCGTGACGCTCGTCGCGCTCGACGAGCTCTACGCCGCCTCGGATGTGATATCGCTGCACTGCCCGCTCACCGACGACAATCGCAAGATGCTCGATGCCGCGGCGTTCGCGCGCTTCAAGCAAGGGGCGATTCTGGTCAACACGGCGCGCGGCGGCCTGATCGACGAAGCGGCACTGGTCGATGCGCTCGCGAGCGGCCGCCTGCGGGCGGCGGGGCTCGACAGTTTCGCGATCGAGCCGAAACCGCATCCCCATCCGTTCGACGGCATCGCGAACCTGATCCTGTCGCCCCACGTCGGCGGCGTCAGCGACACGGCATACGTGAACATGGGCACGGCCGCGGCAGCCAACGTGATCGCCGTGCTGGAAGCGCACGCGGGCAAGGCCGCCTGA